Part of the Lolium rigidum isolate FL_2022 chromosome 6, APGP_CSIRO_Lrig_0.1, whole genome shotgun sequence genome, ATCCGTACTTGTTGCTGACTGGCCCGTCTCGTGCAATTGTGTTCCTTGACCCGGTTGATTTTGAAATTGATCTTAAAGTGAAGGGTGGGGTCGAAGATAAAGAAAGATTGATCCATCAAGTCTACACTTTCAATGGCACTACTGGTGCTGATGGTCCACGCTGCTCCAACGAAAATTGCACAATACACTTGCACTTTAAGGTGCTTGATGAAACGGTTCAGGCCACTATCATTGGTGCCCAAATTATCCGTGGGTCATGGCCGAGAGGCTACGCAGGGCAAATTGCTTGCTCCAACGCCTCCTCTCATGATGAAGTTGTGTTGCTTGATTTTCCAGCTGGAAGTAATCCACCAGTGGCTCGAGATGGCACGCTGGAGCTTTCTAGGCGTGTTGTTTCAGTAGATGTGCATAAAGACATGGTAGTTTGTGTAAAGGCCTACCCTGTATGTGGTGGCTTGAAACAAACCATTGTATCCGGGGATGTCATGTTCACACCCCAACAATGCGGCATAACTGAGGGCATATGTGACCTTGGTGGCAACTGTCAGGTCGAGTTCAAAATCGCTTGGTCTCTCCTTGTTGTGGCCAACTGGCTACTCCCGTCATGAGAGAAATATCCTTAGCTCTAATGAAATCAGAGGTGCCATACTATGTTCCGTGGTGCTCAGGACGTGCACTATATCTACTGTAATACCCTTGCCGGCTGGAAGATGTGTAGCTATATGTATAGTCTTTCCCGCAGTCTATTAACAAGTCCAATTATCATGGTTATCTGTTATAAGCTGTGTTATATGagattgtcttaacttgtaagtcATGTATCTTGTAAACTAGTACTCGTTAAATTGTGTGATGTGAGATGCCCCAGCTATTTCTGTACCGATGTCATGTATGCAAAAATATCATCTATTTATGTATCTGGTAGCCAATACTCCAATATGTTGCAATGTATTCTCGGATGGTGACAATGTTACCAGTAAAGTTGCATCCCAAGCAGACCTGCCATATGTCCAAAATCATTCGCTTCTGGAAAAATGCAGCCTAGATATGGCCATGCCAGTGAGTCAGCTTGTGTCACCTGATTTACTGTTGATGATCTCACAAGGCGAAGATGGTGGGAACGGAAGCTTTGTATGGAGGTAGGCTGCGTTTGCATAGTGCCAGCTTGACTCGGCAGGTTCGCAGTGCAGTGGGCACGAGAGCAAGACCTTCTATTACCCATGTTCACTTCGGTTGAGCTTGAGCAGGAGGCACCGTTTGCCCTCGTCCAGATATGAATCGCGGAACTCATAAACTGCACCCGCTCAAggcaaaattcaaatttcaaatttcaaataacaACATCACCATTAAGTAAGACCAACTCGGAATATCTTCGTATCATCTCCTCCAAATAAAATAAGCAAGCTAGCATTGTTTGTTGTCACTAGAATCATGCCATCCAATTTCATTTCCCCCCAGCTAAGAATGTGAGTGAACCTACAGTAGAATTTGATGCAACTTCTACCAGGCACTGTTGGGCTAAATTCTCCAACCACTACACTTCGCAGCAAACTTTGTTTAAAACCCTTCTATGACCTAATACTTCAGCATATATCACTCCTCTACTTTATCGAAAGAGTATCAGGGAATGCTTCCTCGACTTCACCCAAGCTGCTGCCAACCGTCTCAGCCTCGAGGGCGTCTATCTCGTACCGCACCTCCTCCATGTGCTCGTTTATGCTGGTCACCGCCTCTTGAATGCCCTGTATGGCCTCCTTGAGAGCAGCATCGTACTCAGCGTCCGCCTCTGCGTCCTCTGTGCCGGAAGCCTCGGTTATCTCCTTCAGGTTCGCACACACATGCTGGGCCATGCTGCTTGACCTGCAATGATCGTGATTTACCAGGCGTTCCGAAGGACGGCCAGCTTTCTTCAGTACCTGAATCCTCGCTGTCTGATCCAACCAGAGACATAATGAACAAACTGACAACTCACTACGGAAAATGTTACTTTACAAAGTGCAGCAAAACTGTACACAAGATGATGATAACAGAAAAAAAAATGCATTTGTCACAAAACTTGATACCAGAAAGTAGTATAATTTAAATCCAGGTAATGCCGATAGAAAAGAATCTGCTCAAGCGCCCACATTAGTAAAGCGGGTTATAAGTACTCAGTGTTAAAACATTTTAGAGGTACAATACCATGAGGTTGCAGTGGTTATCATACAGGAATATACCATACTATTGCAGCTGATACTAGCATGCACAAACAATAGAAAAGAATCTGTTAAAGTGTGGAAGCGCCCACATCAGTAAAGAGGCTAAGTACTCAGTGTTACAACATTTTGGGGGTCGAAAAGTATGAGATTGGAGTGGTTACCATACAGGAATATATAATGCTATTGCAGCTGATACTAGCATGCACAAACGAACAAATCCAAGTGTAACTTTAACAACTAAATGCACCACCATATAAACTTCAGCATGTCATAACAAAATAATAATCGTAATGAAATATAGAACACATATTTGGTATACTGGTGTTTTTATAAAGTTTTCCAATCGAAAAAATAATAATCATAACATCGAACCATTTGGGGTCCATACAGCAGTACAAGAGTCAAAGATAGCTTACCAGCTGCAATTTATCTCTCTCATGTGCCTGTACATCCTTCAGTAAGTTGGCAAGATCGCCACGGCACAAATGTGGCTTTGAGAGCAGGGACACCATTTCAAGAATCTGTAGGAAACAATATTAGGCGTCTCATTTTTTAAGACAAATAATTTTATGAGTCAGGCACAGTTAACCTCTGTTGAGCAATCATTGAATTCTGCTGTAACATTGCCACATAGTTGTTGGTAAGCAATTTCACCTCCAGTAGCCATGTATTCAGAAAAACCCCTGCACAACTTTCATAATGAGTAACCAAAGCTCATGATATCAAATAGCGAGGTATTTGCATGCTTAACACTTCACACAGAATATCACCATTGAAGTATCAAAAGCTAACCATGCACAAATGGCACAACTGCAGCTCCTAAGCATACACAGCTATACAGCAGTATAATGCAAAATAATTAGAATTACTAATTGTCCAGCATATGCCAGTAACAATTTACAGACTAGTCATCGGTATTCATGAGTCTGCATTTGCAGAAAGAACTCAGGTACCGATATTAAGATATCGCTATTGGCACATATGGAGATTCTATTTACTGTTATCTTGTTTTTATTACAAATAGAGATATATTTTCATTCATACTGTAAAAGAGAGCAACCGATGTGACCTTGAAAAGAAAATGAAGAACTATCTCAAATTCTCCAACACTTAACCAAGATGCACCTATTGTCTTTCTTCATACTGCAATTCTTTGCTTAAATCAAGCATATAACTTGATCCATGAGAATTTTGAAGTAGTAAGTGTTTCCCTCAACCCTCAAAATAAATAAGCATGCAAATGCTTGGAAATATGGCAACTGAAACAATGTAATCTTGCAAAAAAGAAAAAGTCATCGTTGTCAATACAATTGTAACTATTACAAACAAACAATCTTTTATTTCCAAATAGTATAATTCAGCACTATATTTGGGCTATGGATCGGAACTAAGCTGAATTGggaacacaaataagagatatcaACAAGCCACTCTAACTAGATATCAAACAACCATTCTAATTACAACATGAAAAGGGAAAAACGGCAATCATAATGGGAACTATGTTCCGATCATGAGATTCCCCTGAAGTAAACATCACACCATGCAAACTCAACTATAGTGGATTAGTGGCAACTAATTTTGAGGGCTGACTGAAGAACAACTCGGAAATAAACCGTAGCTTTTTCCACATGTTGGAGATCTGGACGGTGTTTTTGGACATCCTTACTGAAACCCATGTTCTTGGTGGCCGTTAATTTACCGTACTGCTAAGAAACTAAGGGGGAGAATACGATCTGCTCAAGGGAAATCGCAAAGATCGTATCTGGGTATTCATCCAGGTCAAGCCTCGCGTAAAATCGGGCCGCGGGGAATTTCTGCTGACTTTACTCCTAGGGTTTAGGGGGAGGGAGGGTGGGGCACCGGCGATACCTTCGGAGCTTGGAGTAGGCCACGGCGCGGCGCTGCTGCACGGCGAGGAATCCGCGGAGCAGACCGGCCACCCCGGCGGCGTTCTCCCCTGCGCTGCTGGTCTCCACCTCCATGGCGTCCCCGGCGGTCGATTTCAGATGGACTTCCGCCATGTGGGCGCCGTTTCTTTTGGCCTCCGATCCGCTGTGGTTCCGTCCCGAGTGAGTCTACTGACACAAACAAGTGAACTATATCCACCTTTGATCTCTGTTgtgctactacctccgtttttcTTTTCGAGGTTACAACATTTCTAATAAATTCCCTTGTAAGCATAATGTTTATAAATTCCTTCATTTGCATtatgtttatcattttttttcgtGAAAGCCCAACACGGAAACCACaagtgtagctcgagctacacatTGCTtgtattttgaaaaaaattaaaacaacatttaaaatataaaaaaatctgaaattaaacCTACATGTAGACAATAATGTGATCTACAAAAGTGGAAAATTTCAACACGAAATACCGTGCAAAAATGAAAAATTCTTACATCTATAGTAGCGAATAGTGTAAGACTTCAAAAACTTAAAACCTGtcacattttgttatttttgtggagCCCAAAAATAACATATCTCGTGTTTAAATTTTACAGATCCGTAGACCACGTCATTGTCTCCATCTAGATTTTTCTcagattttgtaaaaaaaaattgagttacatgtagcttttttttttgaaatggggcatcccagcctctgcatcaagtgaTGCATACGGCCTCTTTTATTAGAACAAAGTTACATGTAGCTTGGGCTACAAAAATCCACTCCGAGGACAAAAGCCATATATTAACCAAGTTGGATCCTTACAAGAATAACCCTCAAAGAAACAATGTTTTCAAACATGCCCAAGGTGAGTTCATTGCCTTCTCCGACCTGCAAAACCGAAGGTGCGCCTTAAGACTAGCTCAATGAAGTAATTCTAACTGAGACATGTAAGCCATCGGCGTTGCCAATAAATGTCAGCGGTGACAAtcggaagcatggatggtcgaccTAGAAAAAAAGGCGAAGTCGAACTAGGAGACCCAACCCAGTCGATGACCGAAAGTGCCACCGCGGGAACTTACTGATGAAACCACTAGTGCCACCATCGAACTAATAGGAAAGTGTCGTGGTTGAGGATGCCCTTCAGCGCCCAATCCCCACCCCCATCCCTTCAATCTAATGGTTGGGatctgaaaacccagaataagcaCAATTGTTGAAGAGATAGAGTTGGGGTACGTTTTCTAATGTGTTGTTGTCACCGCTCGGAAGAATGACACGTAGACCCAACTACCCAAAACCTGACGAAGTAGACCAAGAAAGCCCGCGAGTAAGACCATTCTCCTCCACCTCTAGGCATTGAACTAGTCCACTGGTTGTCTACGAACTTATGGAGAAAACGCAAACTTTATGACATCTGTTAAAAAGACAGTTCAGTGATAAATTGATTGCTTATTTAGAGCACTAAACTTTGTCTTTTTAATTGAGAAACCTACATGTTGATTTTTGCACGAAGGCAGACCAGAGTGCCAAAGTACACAAAAATTCCAATTTTTTGGATCTTATTTTCTAATTATTTCGAATTTAGGTTGAGCGAAACTCCACGCTTCACTTTTCTCAGCCAAATGAGCTAGGCTAGGTGTTCTCACAAGAATTTTCACTCGGCAGCTACTACGTTGCAGCTTACAGTGCGGACCGTGCGGTACATCTGCAGACATGTTTGAAAGAATCTACAAAAAAAAATGGTAAAAGAACT contains:
- the LOC124663797 gene encoding uncharacterized protein LOC124663797; the encoded protein is MEVLSLLEGINSSIHEGRSAVGRDEAAAYFCQQNVAGLAWVSLLRLTHGSEAKRNGAHMAEVHLKSTAGDAMEVETSSAGENAAGVAGLLRGFLAVQQRRAVAYSKLRRGFSEYMATGGEIAYQQLCGNVTAEFNDCSTEILEMVSLLSKPHLCRGDLANLLKDVQAHERDKLQLTARIQVLKKAGRPSERLVNHDHCRSSSMAQHVCANLKEITEASGTEDAEADAEYDAALKEAIQGIQEAVTSINEHMEEVRYEIDALEAETVGSSLGEVEEAFPDTLSIK
- the LOC124667515 gene encoding uncharacterized protein LOC124667515; this translates as MEMVRETKVGRGDESAKRRRKEGGSSGRIDEESATTEQILEVEEENISEDEQGNWTDIDREVSMGKVLTEDEEMDKYRRGVEYILGGEFGCFEQETTVSSMLTTHKAIQNASTATALQLYSIKVEETKLVWPLHVYGMVAARDPVDRNRNILFNRKRDNCQILTEDDPYLLLTGPSRAIVFLDPVDFEIDLKVKGGVEDKERLIHQVYTFNGTTGADGPRCSNENCTIHLHFKVLDETVQATIIGAQIIRGSWPRGYAGQIACSNASSHDEVVLLDFPAGSNPPVARDGTLELSRRVVSVDVHKDMVVCVKAYPVCGGLKQTIVSGDVMFTPQQCGITEGICDLGGNCQVEFKIAWSLLVVANWLLPS